A stretch of the Deltaproteobacteria bacterium genome encodes the following:
- a CDS encoding replicative DNA helicase: MSITSLKTVIEPSGYRIPPQNVEAEQCILGGILIEDQALLKVIEFLRPEDFYKEAHSVIYATVLDLFNRNEPQDLVTVHNALKSMGKLEAVGGAAYLAEITETVPVAANIGYYGKIVWDKAVLRRLIQKASDISTLCYEEAGDVDEILESAEASIFEISQAKIRQAFHPLKSILRDSIKKVEDLYERKELITGVPTGFTDLDRLTAGFQPSDLIIVAGRPSMGKTAFALNIAQHAAIANDVCVAIFSLEMSRDQLALRMLCSEAMVNAQKVRTGFLSERDWPKLINAAGHLSEAPIFIDDTPALSVMEIRAKARRLKTRHELGLILVDYMQLMRGRGRNESREQEISEISRSLKAMAKELNVPVVALSQLNRKVEDRPNKRPQMADLRESGAIEQDADVIAFIYRDEVYNRSEDNPNRGMAEIILGKQRNGPIGVVKLAFVDKYATFANLSRESEY; encoded by the coding sequence ATGTCCATAACATCCCTCAAGACTGTCATCGAACCATCTGGATACCGTATTCCGCCACAAAATGTGGAAGCAGAGCAGTGTATCCTCGGAGGCATTCTGATCGAGGACCAGGCCCTTCTGAAGGTTATTGAATTTCTGCGCCCGGAGGACTTTTACAAAGAGGCCCACAGTGTCATCTATGCTACAGTGCTGGATCTTTTTAACCGAAATGAGCCTCAAGACCTTGTAACTGTTCACAATGCCCTGAAATCCATGGGAAAACTTGAAGCGGTCGGGGGGGCAGCCTATCTGGCGGAGATCACGGAAACCGTACCTGTGGCCGCCAATATCGGCTACTACGGCAAAATCGTTTGGGACAAGGCCGTCCTCCGCCGCCTCATTCAAAAGGCATCGGACATATCCACCCTTTGCTACGAAGAAGCAGGGGATGTGGATGAGATACTGGAATCTGCCGAGGCATCCATATTCGAGATCTCTCAGGCCAAAATCCGTCAGGCCTTTCACCCCCTCAAGAGCATACTCAGGGACAGCATCAAGAAGGTTGAGGATCTGTACGAGCGCAAGGAACTGATTACCGGCGTGCCAACAGGCTTTACAGATCTGGACAGGCTGACTGCAGGGTTTCAGCCATCCGACCTTATTATCGTTGCAGGTCGTCCCAGCATGGGAAAGACCGCCTTTGCCCTGAATATCGCGCAGCACGCAGCCATTGCCAACGATGTATGTGTTGCGATCTTCTCTTTGGAGATGTCCAGGGATCAGCTGGCCCTCAGAATGCTGTGCTCAGAGGCCATGGTCAATGCACAGAAGGTAAGGACGGGTTTCCTGAGCGAGCGGGACTGGCCGAAGCTGATAAACGCCGCGGGTCATCTCTCCGAGGCACCTATCTTTATCGATGACACACCGGCCTTATCCGTCATGGAGATAAGGGCCAAGGCCAGAAGACTTAAGACCAGGCACGAGCTTGGCCTTATATTGGTGGATTACATGCAGCTCATGCGGGGAAGGGGACGCAACGAGAGCCGGGAGCAGGAGATCTCCGAGATCTCAAGGTCACTTAAGGCAATGGCCAAAGAGCTGAATGTCCCTGTAGTAGCCCTGTCTCAGCTCAACCGCAAGGTAGAGGACAGGCCGAACAAAAGACCGCAGATGGCGGACCTCAGGGAGTCAGGGGCCATAGAACAGGATGCGGATGTGATAGCCTTCATATACCGGGACGAAGTCTATAATCGATCCGAGGACAACCCGAACAGGGGCATGGCTGAAATCATCTTGGGGAAGCAGAGAAACGGTCCCATTGGTGTTGTAAAGCTGGCCTTTGTAGACAAATACGCCACCTTTGCCAACCTGTCTCGCGAATCAGAATATTGA
- a CDS encoding YraN family protein, giving the protein MNPEPMNTRRHNYAKELGKKAEEIAEAFFREKGYHIVERNYQVPCGEIDLILEDRSRVIFVEVKSRVNAKYGLPQEAITYHKRRQIIRVAKWYLQERGCLDREIRFDVLAIRFHGFKKPAIEHIPWAFDLEE; this is encoded by the coding sequence ATGAACCCTGAACCTATGAACACCCGCAGACATAATTATGCCAAGGAATTAGGGAAAAAGGCAGAAGAAATCGCTGAAGCCTTTTTCAGGGAAAAGGGATATCATATCGTCGAGCGGAACTATCAGGTGCCGTGCGGTGAGATAGACCTGATCCTTGAGGACCGCTCACGGGTGATCTTTGTAGAGGTAAAGTCCCGGGTAAATGCTAAGTATGGACTGCCCCAGGAGGCAATAACCTATCACAAACGGCGTCAGATTATACGGGTTGCCAAGTGGTATCTTCAGGAAAGGGGCTGTCTGGACAGGGAAATTCGATTTGATGTCCTGGCGATCAGATTTCACGGTTTTAAAAAACCTGCCATTGAACATATACCCTGGGCGTTCGATTTAGAGGAATAA
- the rpsF gene encoding 30S ribosomal protein S6, translated as MELRHYETFYLLHPDLTDEERASISEQLQEIISKKNGKTVKIDPWPLQKLAYMVKKQTQGYYVVMEYGMPSESVSEITRKLQLNEGVMKFITIKLNDKFDPEAPAKARNESAPPAETVEEALDPDQSVEKREKE; from the coding sequence ATGGAATTAAGGCATTACGAAACGTTTTATCTCCTCCATCCGGACCTCACCGACGAGGAACGTGCTTCCATCTCTGAACAACTCCAGGAAATCATATCAAAAAAAAATGGCAAAACAGTAAAGATTGATCCCTGGCCCCTTCAGAAACTGGCTTACATGGTGAAAAAACAGACTCAGGGCTATTATGTGGTAATGGAATACGGCATGCCTTCCGAATCCGTTTCGGAGATTACCCGCAAACTGCAGTTGAATGAGGGTGTGATGAAATTCATTACCATAAAGCTAAATGACAAATTTGACCCTGAAGCGCCCGCCAAGGCACGGAACGAGTCTGCTCCACCTGCTGAAACAGTTGAAGAGGCTCTGGATCCCGATCAGTCCGTGGAAAAAAGAGAAAAAGAATGA
- the lon gene encoding endopeptidase La, producing MSENTHTKENTRHSTIRELPVLPSEDLVLFPHMVVSWVVEQPNLVKLVDDALATDRTVAVICTKKAEDKKPFSYHKVGTVGLILRMAKNEEGHARLIVQGVTRVRLLEITEEEPYVKAKVEPVQNIDSHEIETQALVVNVRQVFSKVLELSPNLSKELGMMIMSVDDSGTLADVVISHLNISTDDKQAVLEALDVKERLKAALRILTQQLEILELGHKIQSQVKGQVEKTQKEYFLREQLKAIKEELGEGEEKPDEIEELRKKLEVKGLPEDAMKEAERELDRLSRMHPFAPEYTVARTYIDWLLELPWNEFTEDHLDLDQAERILNEDHYDLEKVKDRIIEYLAVRKLKPDAKGTILCFYGPPGTGKTSLGKSIARAMGRRFLRIALGGMRDEAEIRGHRRTYVGAMPGRIVQGIRKAGVKNPVLMLDEVDKIGVDFRGDPASALLEVLDPEQNITFTDHYLGVEFDLSNVIFIATANVLDTIPSPLLDRLEVLELSGYTLEEKLEIARKYLIPRQIEAHGLTRRNLTINKTALSRIISAYTREAGVRNLERQIAAVCRGVAKQVAKGRTDKVQINIKGLEQYLGPHKFTAEVAERTKVPGVATGLAWTPSGGEILFVEAGKMNGSGKILLTGKLGDVMKESAQTALSFVRSKGSDLGIPTDAFRDKDIHVHVPSGAIPKDGPSAGVAICMALISLFTGCPVRPEVAMTGEITLRGLVLPVGGIKEKVLGAHRAGIKEIILPKRNARDLDEIPSHVRDTLKFHLISRIDDAVSVVFGPKRRKRHQVDTSR from the coding sequence ATGAGTGAAAATACACACACAAAGGAAAATACCAGGCACAGCACGATCCGTGAGCTTCCGGTATTGCCAAGTGAAGATCTCGTGTTGTTTCCGCACATGGTTGTTTCATGGGTGGTGGAACAGCCGAATTTGGTCAAGCTGGTTGATGACGCCCTGGCAACAGACAGGACCGTGGCCGTAATATGCACAAAAAAAGCAGAGGATAAGAAGCCCTTTAGTTACCATAAAGTGGGTACAGTGGGCCTTATTCTCCGTATGGCTAAGAATGAGGAAGGCCATGCGAGGCTGATAGTCCAGGGGGTCACCAGAGTCAGGCTTCTGGAAATTACAGAAGAGGAACCGTATGTAAAGGCAAAGGTTGAGCCGGTACAGAATATAGACAGCCATGAAATTGAGACCCAGGCCCTTGTGGTAAATGTCAGGCAGGTTTTTTCCAAGGTGCTGGAACTGTCTCCCAATCTCTCCAAAGAGCTCGGGATGATGATAATGAGCGTAGATGATTCAGGCACCTTGGCAGACGTGGTGATAAGCCATCTCAATATTTCAACTGATGACAAGCAGGCCGTATTGGAGGCATTGGATGTCAAGGAGCGGCTGAAGGCGGCCCTTCGTATTCTGACCCAGCAGCTTGAAATTCTCGAACTTGGGCACAAGATCCAGTCCCAGGTCAAAGGACAGGTAGAGAAGACACAGAAGGAATACTTTCTGAGAGAACAGCTAAAGGCCATAAAAGAAGAACTTGGGGAAGGCGAGGAGAAACCGGATGAGATCGAAGAACTGAGAAAAAAACTGGAGGTCAAGGGTCTGCCGGAAGACGCCATGAAAGAGGCCGAGCGCGAGCTTGATCGTCTTTCCAGGATGCATCCCTTTGCCCCTGAGTATACAGTAGCACGGACCTATATTGACTGGCTGCTTGAGCTTCCCTGGAATGAGTTTACAGAAGATCATCTGGACCTGGACCAGGCGGAACGGATCCTCAATGAGGATCACTATGACCTGGAGAAGGTAAAGGATCGGATCATAGAATACCTGGCGGTAAGAAAGCTCAAACCCGACGCCAAGGGAACGATCCTGTGTTTTTACGGTCCTCCAGGCACCGGCAAGACCTCTCTTGGCAAATCAATTGCCCGTGCCATGGGGCGCAGATTTTTGAGGATAGCCCTGGGAGGCATGAGGGACGAGGCGGAGATTCGCGGGCATCGCCGCACTTATGTAGGGGCCATGCCAGGGCGTATTGTTCAGGGCATCAGAAAAGCAGGGGTCAAAAACCCCGTGCTGATGCTGGATGAAGTTGACAAAATAGGAGTGGATTTCAGAGGGGATCCTGCTTCTGCCCTTTTGGAGGTATTGGACCCGGAACAGAACATCACCTTTACAGATCACTATCTGGGAGTAGAGTTTGATCTCTCAAATGTGATCTTTATTGCTACTGCAAACGTACTGGATACTATACCCAGCCCCCTGCTGGACAGGCTGGAGGTATTGGAGCTTTCGGGCTACACCCTTGAGGAAAAGCTTGAGATCGCCAGAAAGTACCTGATTCCAAGACAGATTGAAGCACACGGTCTGACCAGGCGAAATCTCACTATCAATAAAACGGCCTTGTCCAGGATCATCAGTGCCTACACGCGGGAGGCGGGAGTCCGGAATCTCGAAAGGCAGATAGCCGCTGTGTGCCGGGGTGTGGCAAAGCAGGTGGCCAAAGGGCGGACAGATAAGGTGCAGATAAATATAAAGGGCCTGGAGCAGTACCTGGGACCGCACAAATTTACGGCCGAGGTTGCAGAAAGGACCAAGGTCCCGGGGGTAGCTACAGGACTGGCGTGGACTCCCTCAGGAGGAGAAATCCTGTTTGTTGAGGCCGGCAAAATGAATGGTTCCGGGAAGATATTGCTTACAGGAAAGCTGGGTGATGTAATGAAGGAATCCGCCCAGACCGCCCTGAGTTTTGTCCGTTCCAAGGGTTCAGATCTGGGTATTCCGACCGATGCGTTCAGGGATAAGGACATCCATGTCCATGTACCCTCAGGGGCCATACCTAAGGACGGCCCTTCTGCCGGAGTGGCAATATGTATGGCGCTGATATCCCTTTTTACGGGTTGCCCTGTCAGGCCTGAAGTAGCCATGACAGGCGAGATTACCCTGAGAGGACTGGTCCTTCCCGTGGGGGGAATCAAGGAAAAGGTGCTGGGTGCGCACAGGGCCGGTATAAAAGAGATAATTCTGCCCAAACGCAACGCAAGGGATCTTGATGAAATACCTTCTCATGTCAGGGATACCCTGAAATTTCACCTGATATCCAGGATAGATGATGCAGTGAGTGTGGTGTTCGGGCCCAAAAGACGAAAAAGGCATCAGGTTGACACCTCGAGATGA
- the rpsP gene encoding 30S ribosomal protein S16 — protein sequence MAIRIRLTRRGRKKKPFYRVVAANSEAKRDGRFLEILGTYDPLKDPAVFKVDSFKLDKWLRLGARPTDTVRSLLKRAGHPLEPDQQ from the coding sequence ATGGCGATAAGGATTCGTTTGACCCGGCGTGGACGCAAGAAGAAGCCGTTTTATCGCGTGGTGGCGGCAAATTCCGAGGCTAAAAGAGATGGCAGGTTTCTTGAGATCCTCGGCACCTATGATCCCCTGAAGGACCCGGCGGTATTCAAGGTCGATTCATTCAAATTGGACAAGTGGCTGAGATTGGGTGCCAGGCCTACGGATACGGTGAGATCCTTGCTCAAAAGAGCCGGCCACCCATTGGAACCTGATCAACAGTGA
- a CDS encoding signal recognition particle protein: MFDNLSERLNSAFKRLKGYGKLSEENIQEGLREVRLALLEADVNYKVVKDFMARVKERAVGQDVMESLTPSQQVVKIVHEELIALLGGHNKGLELAGRQPAVILLVGLQGSGKTTTAAKLARWLKSKGRKPYLVPADVYRPAAIEQLKILGDQLKIDVFPSGPAVSPVDIARQSVARADSARLDTVIIDTAGRLHIDEVLMGELREINAAVSPQEILLVADAMTGQDAVNVAQRFDRELSITGIVLTKLEGDARGGAALSMREVTGKSIKLIGIGEKLDALEPFHPDRIANRILGMGDVLSLIEKARDTIDKKKALELQDKLKTDTFTLEDFRDQLRQIRKMGSLEQIISMIPGLNKMKQLKGLAPDEKELIQVEAIINSMTIQERRNYTIINGSRRRRIAKGSGTAVQDVNRLLKNYAAMNKMLKKMRKSKFRQFPKGLMPF, translated from the coding sequence ATGTTTGACAATCTGAGTGAGCGCCTGAATTCCGCATTCAAACGCCTTAAGGGTTATGGAAAGCTTTCAGAGGAGAATATCCAGGAGGGCCTGAGGGAGGTCCGCCTGGCCCTTTTAGAGGCAGACGTAAACTACAAGGTCGTAAAGGACTTTATGGCCCGGGTAAAAGAGCGGGCTGTTGGACAGGATGTAATGGAAAGCCTGACTCCTAGCCAACAAGTTGTGAAAATTGTCCATGAGGAGCTTATAGCGTTATTAGGGGGGCATAATAAGGGTCTGGAACTTGCCGGACGCCAGCCTGCAGTTATACTTCTGGTGGGTCTTCAGGGTTCAGGTAAGACCACGACTGCCGCAAAGCTCGCTCGCTGGCTGAAATCAAAGGGACGCAAACCATACCTCGTGCCTGCCGACGTTTACAGGCCTGCTGCCATAGAGCAGCTGAAGATCCTTGGCGACCAGTTAAAAATAGATGTATTCCCTTCAGGGCCGGCTGTTTCTCCTGTGGACATAGCCAGGCAGTCAGTTGCCAGAGCGGATAGCGCCCGCCTCGATACGGTTATCATTGATACCGCAGGCCGTTTGCATATAGACGAGGTCCTGATGGGAGAGCTCAGGGAAATAAATGCCGCTGTGTCCCCACAGGAAATCCTGCTTGTGGCAGATGCCATGACCGGACAGGATGCCGTCAATGTAGCCCAAAGGTTTGACCGGGAACTTTCTATTACAGGTATTGTGCTCACCAAGCTTGAGGGTGACGCCAGAGGAGGTGCCGCCCTTTCAATGCGTGAGGTTACGGGGAAGTCCATCAAGCTCATAGGTATAGGTGAAAAGCTTGACGCCCTGGAACCCTTTCACCCGGATCGAATCGCCAACCGGATTCTCGGAATGGGGGATGTTCTCAGCCTGATTGAGAAGGCCCGTGATACCATTGACAAGAAGAAGGCCCTGGAGCTTCAGGACAAGCTTAAGACGGATACCTTCACATTGGAGGACTTCAGAGACCAGTTGCGTCAGATAAGGAAGATGGGAAGTCTTGAGCAAATCATCTCCATGATCCCCGGCCTGAACAAGATGAAGCAGTTGAAGGGACTGGCCCCTGACGAGAAAGAACTCATACAGGTTGAAGCTATTATTAACTCCATGACAATCCAGGAGCGCAGGAATTACACTATCATAAATGGCAGCCGCAGAAGGAGGATAGCTAAGGGTAGCGGCACTGCCGTACAGGATGTAAATCGTCTCCTCAAAAATTATGCTGCAATGAACAAAATGCTTAAAAAGATGAGGAAATCAAAATTTAGACAGTTCCCCAAGGGCCTTATGCCCTTTTAA
- a CDS encoding ribonuclease HII, with translation MKNGRRDSESDFLYFERSLWDYGLDPVAGLDEVGRGCLAGPVVAAAVIFSPDIHLPGVRDSKALSSKQREDLNRAIRDKALAVSVAQVESAEIDRINILKASLKAMAQAVDSLDLRPRALLVDGNQAIPHILPQKTLIKGDQRSLSVAAASIVAKVFRDSLMEEMHRYYPYYNFAGNKGYATPEHRKAIKLYGCCPIHRRTFKGVREHAA, from the coding sequence ATGAAAAACGGCCGCAGAGATTCAGAATCGGATTTTTTGTACTTTGAGCGTAGTTTGTGGGACTATGGTCTTGATCCGGTTGCAGGTCTTGACGAAGTCGGACGTGGCTGCCTGGCAGGGCCGGTAGTGGCTGCTGCTGTGATTTTTTCACCTGATATTCATCTTCCCGGTGTTCGGGATTCAAAGGCCCTTTCCTCAAAACAGAGGGAAGACCTTAACAGGGCGATAAGAGACAAGGCCTTGGCGGTCTCCGTGGCCCAGGTGGAATCCGCGGAAATAGACCGGATAAATATCCTGAAGGCAAGCCTTAAGGCAATGGCCCAGGCTGTGGATAGCCTGGACCTTCGGCCCAGGGCCTTACTTGTTGACGGTAATCAAGCAATTCCCCACATTCTGCCTCAGAAGACCCTGATAAAAGGAGACCAGAGGTCTCTTTCCGTGGCGGCCGCTTCAATAGTAGCAAAGGTATTCAGGGACAGCCTTATGGAAGAGATGCACCGGTATTATCCCTATTACAACTTTGCCGGCAACAAAGGCTATGCGACTCCGGAACACCGTAAGGCTATCAAGCTCTACGGCTGTTGTCCGATCCACAGGAGAACCTTTAAGGGAGTGCGGGAGCACGCAGCATGA
- a CDS encoding CDP-archaeol synthase, which translates to MAELHLWQRDIMILLLLGWSNFLPILGRVVLKERLSAPLDMGYKWIDGRYLLGPHKTWRGIIISVVGTGLAGYFTPFGLVLGLKLAICSMSGDLISSLAKRRMGLKSGDRAFLLDQGLESFLPLWILKDSLFICWTEIILIVSSFTLLEIGLSPLLYILHLRKNPH; encoded by the coding sequence ATGGCAGAACTACACCTGTGGCAGCGGGATATCATGATCCTGCTTCTTCTTGGCTGGAGTAACTTTCTGCCCATACTGGGGAGGGTCGTTCTCAAGGAACGCCTTTCCGCTCCCTTGGACATGGGATATAAATGGATAGACGGCCGTTATCTATTGGGCCCGCACAAGACCTGGAGGGGAATAATCATTTCAGTCGTTGGGACGGGTCTGGCCGGTTACTTTACGCCTTTTGGCCTTGTTCTCGGGCTTAAGCTTGCCATTTGCTCCATGTCCGGCGATCTGATCTCAAGCCTTGCAAAACGACGTATGGGTTTGAAAAGTGGTGACAGGGCCTTTTTGCTGGATCAGGGCCTCGAGTCATTTCTCCCTTTATGGATACTCAAGGACAGCCTCTTCATCTGCTGGACTGAGATAATCCTGATAGTCTCTTCCTTCACATTACTTGAGATCGGCCTCTCTCCACTCCTTTACATTCTTCATCTCAGGAAAAATCCTCACTGA
- the rsmG gene encoding 16S rRNA (guanine(527)-N(7))-methyltransferase RsmG — translation MPTCLANQNIESLLHELLQEGGVRPSGELITNLRVYIEELHSWNQHTNLTGLKTMEEMAVKHVGDTLTLIRVLPEDVHYVLDIGTGPGVPGFILKLFCPDLEIVLVDAVRKKVSFLNTMIAKIGLTGIRAEHCRVSPKDIPGHSPPEGFDIIVSQAAGPLDELARMAGPLMSANGLVIAMKGPGMNEKLKREIGCLQRHGWETSIIKTQTPVGSFRRNLIMLRKC, via the coding sequence TTGCCAACCTGTCTCGCGAATCAGAATATTGAGTCTCTGTTACATGAGCTCTTGCAGGAAGGTGGTGTAAGGCCATCAGGGGAGCTCATAACAAACCTCAGGGTCTATATAGAGGAGCTTCATTCCTGGAATCAGCACACCAACCTGACCGGCCTCAAGACCATGGAGGAAATGGCCGTCAAGCACGTGGGCGATACCTTGACTCTGATTCGTGTCCTGCCGGAGGATGTCCACTATGTGCTGGATATAGGCACGGGCCCCGGGGTTCCTGGATTCATACTCAAGCTGTTTTGTCCCGATCTTGAAATAGTACTTGTTGATGCAGTCCGGAAGAAGGTCTCATTTCTCAATACCATGATTGCAAAAATCGGCCTTACGGGTATCCGGGCAGAGCACTGTCGAGTGAGCCCCAAAGATATACCAGGACATTCCCCGCCGGAAGGCTTTGATATTATCGTCAGCCAGGCAGCAGGGCCTCTGGACGAGCTTGCCCGCATGGCCGGGCCTTTAATGTCAGCAAACGGCCTGGTAATAGCCATGAAGGGTCCCGGGATGAACGAAAAACTGAAAAGGGAAATCGGCTGCCTGCAAAGGCATGGATGGGAAACCAGTATCATAAAGACCCAAACACCTGTTGGCAGCTTTAGACGAAATCTCATTATGCTACGAAAATGCTGA
- a CDS encoding Hsp20/alpha crystallin family protein, with translation MEGAMPVIKIKVERALLQDRVRCLADDFFQVSRPIVLSGRGWVPAVDIYEGPDAVYVVADTAGADKESLHLIFKGQFLHLAGRRRPPVSLDNRRFYQMEIEYGPFERIIRIPVAVDTEQMEAYYENGLLVIQMLRKKANNTIKIDVS, from the coding sequence ATGGAGGGAGCTATGCCGGTCATAAAGATAAAAGTGGAGCGTGCTCTTCTGCAAGATCGGGTAAGATGCTTGGCAGATGATTTCTTTCAGGTCTCAAGACCTATTGTGCTTTCAGGAAGAGGCTGGGTGCCGGCGGTAGACATTTATGAAGGCCCTGATGCTGTTTACGTGGTGGCAGATACAGCAGGCGCAGACAAGGAAAGCCTCCATCTCATCTTTAAGGGGCAATTCCTGCATCTGGCCGGCCGGAGACGTCCGCCAGTCAGTTTGGACAACAGACGTTTTTATCAGATGGAAATTGAATACGGCCCTTTCGAGCGCATCATTCGCATTCCGGTGGCTGTGGATACTGAACAGATGGAGGCATATTACGAAAACGGGCTGCTCGTTATACAGATGCTCCGCAAAAAAGCAAATAACACCATAAAAATTGATGTATCCTGA
- a CDS encoding 50S ribosomal protein L19, translating to MEILRRLEFEEMRTDIPDFRPGDTVRVSVKIRETDEKERIQVFEGVVISRRGSGMSESFTVRKVSYGVGVERIFPINSPRIEKIELAKEGRHNRAKFYYLRGLKGKAVRQKISSRS from the coding sequence ATGGAAATTTTGCGTAGACTTGAATTTGAAGAGATGCGAACAGATATTCCGGACTTTAGGCCCGGAGACACGGTGCGTGTAAGTGTCAAGATTCGGGAGACAGATGAAAAGGAGCGCATACAAGTATTTGAAGGCGTGGTAATCAGCCGCAGGGGCAGCGGCATGTCTGAGAGTTTTACTGTAAGAAAGGTCTCTTACGGCGTTGGCGTAGAGCGCATCTTCCCCATAAACTCCCCAAGAATCGAAAAAATCGAACTGGCAAAAGAAGGCCGGCACAACCGGGCCAAATTTTACTATCTACGTGGTCTCAAGGGCAAGGCAGTAAGACAAAAGATAAGCTCTCGTTCTTGA
- a CDS encoding tRNA (guanosine(37)-N1)-methyltransferase TrmD: MLFDIVTIFPNFFDSPLKDGVVRRAIEADILKVRTINLRDFTTDRHRTVDDRPFGGGEGMVMKPEPIYRALKVLKEEPPEARIILLSPRGKLLDQALAGELARFERLILICGRYEGVDERIREHCVDLELSVGDYVLSGGEIAALVLIEAVGRLIPGVLGCESSAEKDSFSDGLLEFPQYTRPRIFKGWEVPEVLMSGDHARIARWRREQSLGLTYEQRPELLNRAGLDENDIKYLRSLGWEES; encoded by the coding sequence ATGCTCTTTGACATAGTTACCATCTTTCCCAATTTTTTTGATTCGCCCTTAAAGGATGGGGTGGTGAGGCGGGCCATTGAGGCGGATATCCTGAAGGTCAGGACAATCAACCTCAGGGATTTTACTACGGACAGGCACCGGACTGTCGATGACAGGCCCTTTGGTGGTGGAGAGGGCATGGTGATGAAGCCCGAACCAATCTATAGGGCCCTCAAGGTCTTGAAAGAGGAACCGCCTGAGGCCAGGATCATTTTGCTGAGCCCCAGGGGGAAGTTGCTTGACCAGGCCCTTGCCGGGGAGCTTGCCCGGTTCGAACGACTTATCCTTATTTGTGGCCGATACGAAGGAGTAGATGAGCGAATTCGCGAGCACTGCGTAGATCTTGAGTTGTCTGTCGGAGATTATGTCCTGTCCGGCGGCGAGATTGCAGCCCTTGTATTGATAGAGGCCGTCGGCAGGCTTATACCTGGTGTATTGGGATGTGAGTCATCGGCAGAAAAGGATTCTTTCAGTGACGGTCTCCTGGAGTTCCCTCAATACACCCGACCCAGGATTTTTAAGGGCTGGGAGGTCCCGGAGGTATTAATGTCCGGAGACCATGCAAGAATTGCAAGGTGGAGAAGGGAGCAGTCCCTTGGCCTCACTTATGAACAGAGGCCGGAACTCCTTAACAGGGCCGGATTGGATGAAAATGACATTAAATACCTCAGGAGCCTGGGGTGGGAAGAAAGCTGA
- a CDS encoding RNA-binding protein, whose product MKELIEYIAKALVDNPETVEVNEVEGEQTSVIELKVSKEDLGKVIGRQGRTARAMRTILNAASTKIRKRAVLEILE is encoded by the coding sequence ATGAAGGAGCTGATTGAATACATAGCGAAGGCGCTGGTAGATAATCCTGAGACGGTGGAGGTAAACGAGGTCGAAGGAGAGCAGACATCGGTTATAGAACTTAAGGTATCCAAGGAAGACCTTGGAAAGGTGATAGGCCGGCAGGGACGTACCGCCAGAGCAATGAGAACCATACTCAATGCCGCATCCACAAAGATACGGAAGAGGGCGGTCTTAGAGATACTTGAATAG
- a CDS encoding 50S ribosomal protein L9 — MEVILKETIPSLGKAGDMVKVANGYARNFLLPKGKAIFASRKNISQLERQQAFILAKAAKERDEFDALATKLGELDISIPVRVGEKDRLYGSVTSLDIANAIESQGYSIDRKKIQMDEPIKALGEFEIPIRLSTDVRATVKVSVVPLESV, encoded by the coding sequence ATGGAAGTCATCCTTAAAGAAACTATCCCTTCTCTCGGTAAGGCCGGAGACATGGTTAAGGTGGCAAATGGCTATGCCCGCAATTTTCTGCTCCCTAAGGGCAAGGCAATATTTGCGAGCAGAAAAAATATTTCTCAGCTTGAGCGCCAGCAGGCCTTTATCCTGGCCAAAGCTGCCAAGGAACGCGATGAGTTCGATGCTCTGGCCACTAAGCTTGGCGAACTGGATATCAGCATACCTGTCCGGGTAGGTGAAAAAGATCGTCTTTATGGTTCGGTTACCAGTCTGGACATAGCCAATGCCATAGAATCACAGGGGTATTCAATTGATCGTAAAAAGATACAGATGGACGAACCTATCAAGGCCCTTGGCGAATTTGAGATCCCAATAAGACTCAGCACGGATGTGAGGGCCACAGTCAAAGTAAGTGTGGTTCCATTGGAATCTGTTTAG
- the rpsR gene encoding 30S ribosomal protein S18, with translation MKNSINNHTRHHRRIYVRRKVCRFCADKSMAIDFKDHRTLSHFITERGKILPRRITGTCARHQRRLTAAIKQARIMALLPFTSGHIIKD, from the coding sequence ATGAAAAATTCAATAAATAATCATACAAGGCACCATCGCCGCATATATGTGCGCCGGAAGGTCTGCCGCTTTTGTGCCGACAAGTCCATGGCCATAGACTTTAAAGACCACCGGACCTTGAGTCATTTTATCACTGAAAGGGGAAAGATACTGCCCCGCCGCATTACCGGGACCTGCGCCAGGCACCAGAGACGACTGACTGCGGCCATAAAGCAGGCCAGAATAATGGCCTTGTTGCCATTCACATCAGGTCATATAATTAAAGATTAG